In Labilibaculum sp. DW002, the genomic window TCCAATCTGTCGAATATCTCAAAACTGTTACCATCTCCCAGATGAATATCCATAAATATCAAATCAGGCTTATTTTTAGATAGATACCGCACAGCCTGTTCAATATTTTCTAGATGTGCTTCAATTTTAATTCTATTTGGGCGTAAAGTAAGCAGCATTTTCTCCAACTCTCTTGCTGCCAATTGTTCATCCTCAACAATAACTATTCTAATCATTTATGTCATTTTTTTACGCGTCCAAATTACAAAAGAAAAGGGGTAATCCGTAATGGAAAACCCCTAATTTCAATGTATTAATATGCTAATTTAACCTAATTATTCAAATTTGGATTGTTTTGTACAACTTCGTTTGGAAAAGGAATTACATAACGAGCATCATTTTCGTTAAGAATAAACTCTTTTGATACTTCACTCGTTTCTTTTACGATATGAGTTATCGAAGGCTTTCCCATTCTCTTTAAATCGAACCAACGATGACCTTCCGCGCATAATTCTTTAAAACGTTCGTTAAAAACACGTGTTTTCAAATCCGTTTCTGAAAGATTATCAATAATAGCTTTTTCAGCTTCAACAGTTTCTGTCGTATATCTTTTCTCAATTAATGATTTTAAAAAGCTTTTTGAGGCATCAAAATCTTTCAGGTTAAAAGCAGCTTCTGCTGCAGTTAAATAAAGTTCCGACAATCTGAATGTTGTTTTAAATTGATCGTAACTAACCTTATTTCCTGAAAATTTATATCCTGAAGCATCGTAATCGTACTTCAGATATTTTGAAAAACGCATATCATTTGTTCGATCAAAAGCATCAGTTAAAGCTGAAGATGCAACAACAGCACTATGAATTTTAAAATCACATGTTTTTTCTAAGGCCAAAATCGATTCTGATGACTCAAAATGAGTTGGTAATACATCATCATCGCCAAAACTTGCAAAATTTACAAGTGAATAGGCTTCATTATTAATCACCTTTTGAGCAGCATCAAGCGCCAAAGCCCATTGCCCTGTGTACAGATAAAAACGAGCCTCG contains:
- a CDS encoding RagB/SusD family nutrient uptake outer membrane protein, with the protein product MKNRIRNNIFLLFALIAIGFSSCDDYLDVKPKGQVIPTRAIEFREMLTKAYSNFPNSRGLVAIASDEMDLKTGDSEGLYDYRNIYQWDQNAGGAESDLGYLPMYKTIFYCNYILENIDDAIEGTQEEIDQTKGETYLLRAYSHFILSNIFGDQYQPGTNDQLRTAPLVTLVDLDVNPFPSTLKAMNDSIIADINKGKKLMSVDKQEEAVLRYRFSLNAANAFEARFYLYTGQWALALDAAQKVINNEAYSLVNFASFGDDDVLPTHFESSESILALEKTCDFKIHSAVVASSALTDAFDRTNDMRFSKYLKYDYDASGYKFSGNKVSYDQFKTTFRLSELYLTAAEAAFNLKDFDASKSFLKSLIEKRYTTETVEAEKAIIDNLSETDLKTRVFNERFKELCAEGHRWFDLKRMGKPSITHIVKETSEVSKEFILNENDARYVIPFPNEVVQNNPNLNN